A stretch of Porites lutea chromosome 5, jaPorLute2.1, whole genome shotgun sequence DNA encodes these proteins:
- the LOC140937178 gene encoding uncharacterized protein gives MPDWVTLNLVRLAFHFFWGGKRELVRRVVIVQPPDQGGFSVVDVQRKVSSLLVQWVRRFLSSYANWSHFLTFWFFSVFNCSVLDVFSQPFAFSPLALPPFYQSLLLAWRSVNGSFSVPRSCLVMGSSSSEHAMSAVSMSAKSCYSYLLSVSLSPPHCVAKFRPRFGDLYWPTTWKSLSLFPLDRPVTDLNWKIAHGVLYTVDRLISFGYGFDPTCFCSSPVETAPHLFYECPLAQSVLSWLQSLMFKCSPSLPSLSLRHVLFGFSPDELVSVPRIFVYLLNVCKFCIWLARNDFRFRDTRPGAIVVIGQVKARVAFYLPLYFKRFRSARRKRYFLRQWCANGTLGSVGEAGLSISL, from the coding sequence ATGCCTGACTGGGTCACTTTGAATTTGGTTAGGCTTGCCTTCCATTTCTTCTGGGGCGGCAAACGCGAACTTGTGCGTAGAGTTGTTATCGTTCAACCCCCTGATCAGGGCGGTTTCTCGGTGGTGGATGTCCAGCGGAAGGTTTCATCTCTTCTCGTTCAGTGGGTGAGGCGTTTCCTCTCATCCTACGCTAATTGGTCTCACTTCCTTACTTTCTGGTTCTTCTCTGTTTTCAACTGCTCTGTGCTTGATGTTTTTTCGCAGCCTTTTGCTTTCAGTCCTCTTGCCTTGCCTCCGTTTTATCAATCACTTTTGCTGGCTTGGCGCAGTGTCAATGGTTCCTTCTCGGTTCCTCGCTCCTGTCTTGTTATGGGCTCTTCATCATCTGAGCACGCCATGTCGGCAGTGAGCATGTCTGCTAAGTCTTGCTACTCGTACCTGTTGTCTGTTAGTCTGTCCCCACCGCACTGTGTTGCTAAATTTCGTCCCAGGTTTGGTGACCTCTACTGGCCGACCACCTGGAAATCGTTATCTCTCTTTCCGCTGGACCGCCCCGTCACTGACCTTAATTGGAAGATTGCGCATGGGGTGTTGTACACCGTGGACCGTCTCATCTCTTTTGGTTACGGCTTTGACCCTACCTGTTTTTGTTCTTCTCCTGTTGAGACCGCTCCCCATTTGTTTTATGAGTGTCCTCTGGCGCAAAGTGTCCTCTCGTGGCTCCAGTCCCTGATGTTTAAGTGTAGCCCTTCGTTGCCTTCTTTGTCGTTACGGCATGTTCTTTTTGGTTTCTCCCCGGATGAGCTGGTCTCTGTTCCGAGGATCTTCGTATACCTGTTGAATGTCTGTAAGTTTTGTATTTGGTTAGCTCGGAACGACTTTCGTTTTCGGGACACTCGTCCTGGGGCCATTGTTGTTATTGGTCAAGTAAAGGCCCGGGTGGCCTTCTACTTGCCGCTTTACTTTAAACGCTTCCGCTCTGCTCGTCGCAAACGTTACTTCTTGCGTCAGTGGTGTGCCAATGGTACCTTGGGCTCGGTTGGTGAGGCTGGCCTCTCAATCTCGTTGTAA